In Brassica rapa cultivar Chiifu-401-42 chromosome A06, CAAS_Brap_v3.01, whole genome shotgun sequence, a single window of DNA contains:
- the LOC103874313 gene encoding uncharacterized protein LOC103874313, which translates to MRRYNTEEKGKGKVSEQNRPRIRIRTSDLDTSRLISENALTLIGRVTNRREQNIAQIRFQDERDMRTVLANRPYQYGHWMIILQQWEPIISPSFPSQIPFWISLKGIPLHFWDEKTIRDIGQELGELEDYILTKTTARVRVMMDGLKPLPQESVLEFSAGEECIIALEYEKLENFCTNCLKLSHLERNCTEKLPSEANDNLKKENSIYSADGPQRTHQPAKHQYSQHQRMERSPPPPRYQREATAFHQRVDRHGNPFGERATIYQSRALPLRNKITPALDRETTECPHQIRRPTHRIEVSETSPQYSTRRTEPSRGHLNQSHRSPIELPEGHLNQKCKSPLKQQWQIMPQHTAESSKKDSGPDQSRPPLERNLDKEDFPPPQAPLPPPPRSTEEVMEELREVTYQYTNVADPVESAARRQRVLNGEVQGLMESTAASIVEAEQAAQQAYLAARAAEAPNHIAAISANRDTPWLFTGDFNEIIDNSEKSGGPVRAEGSFSTFRTFFSNGDLFDLKHSGNFLSWRGKRHNHLIHCRMDRAMANSSWSDLFPSGRCHYLEFEGSDHRPIVTYIDPTKKKVGRLFRYDRRLSNIPEIKRLITETWEAIPHLSVESRLSRCRQTISTWSKRQFANSKMIIERLKADIETAMSDTAGDDTLISSLNLELLKAYNDEEEFWRQRSRLMWLAAGDRNSGYFHAICKGKRARNRITVLENDAGVALYEESHIVQEITSYFQTIFTSNDTSISRFEPAAVVEQALRPCISEETNEGLIKIPSLEEIRIAMFSIHPDKAPGPDGFSACFFQSNWATVGPIIAKETQDFFRNGSLSAHINETHVRLIPKVQSPKLVSEYRPIALCNVVYNLISKILTLRLKPILHGIISETQSAFVPGRAISDNVLITHETLHYLKTSNAVKRCSMAVKTDMSKAYDRLEWDFIQLVLERLGFHSIWVSRIMTYIRTVSYSYLVNDSVQGSVVPSRGIRQGDPLSPYLFILCSEVLSRLCKRGQEAGLLSGIRVARGAPRINHLLFADDTMFFMQSDEKSCNTLHLILQKYKAASGQTINTNKSSITFSAKTTQETRARVKSHLGIAREGGVGKYLGLPEHFGRRKRDLFSSIVDRIRQQASGWSTRFLSSAGKLTMLKAVLSASPTHAMSCFELPMSLCKRIQSVLTRFWWDGNDNKRKMCWTSWTKRAKPKKLGGLGFRDIQLFNKALLAKQSWRVLTKPECLLSRVLRGKYYHKASFLTVKESAACSHGWRGILHGRDLLAPSVGKAIGDGNTTRIWKDAWIKTGELVRPIGPAREDELDMYVSDLLLRGTNDWNQPKSGYFEAVKHQEAEEDMQNHQLPDRLQNFNWIKSIWAVKTAPKIQVFLWKVFQDALPLGVALQRRGILTHPVTCARCGEPESADHLFLHCRYAKRVWNNLPTTRPLDLRATVTFATTLESSSSLVCLPPTGVYVNIFSWVCWCIWTARNQLVFENRNLSPEDITSNALRLAREWQQAQPLKVNETCTQHNHNGYTSTEYAPLYTDAAWRAQDRRAGCGWIIQTLRPEETRQGVSTERFVASPLMAEALAVREALLQAKALHLPNICLKSDNQVLIKALNSNQHLVELYGINLDIENLSSSFSTIVFTYVPRIFISAADALAKSALHASNS; encoded by the exons ATGAGAAGATACAACACTGAAGAGAAAGGTAAAGGTAAAGTCTCTGAACAGAACCGACCGAGGATCAGAATCCGAACATCTGACCTTGACACCAGTAGACTCATCAGCGAGAATGCGCTCACCCTCATAGGAAGGGTCACAAACCGCAGGGAGCAGAATATAGCGCAA ATCAGATTCCAAGATGAAAGGGACATGCGTACTGTACTGGCTAACCGACCATATCAATATGGTCACTGGATGATCATCCTACAGCAATGGGAGCCTATTATCTCGCCATCCTTCCCCTCTCAGATTCCTTTTTGGATAAGCCTAAAAGGCATTCCGCTCCACTTTTGGGACGAGAAGACCATACGAGACATTGGTCAGGAGCTGGGAGAATTAGAAGACTACATCCTCACAAAAACTACAGCTCGGGTCCGAGTAATGATGGATGGATTAAAACCACTGCCTCAAGAATCAGTACTTGAGTTCTCTGCTGGAGAAGAATGTATCATAGCGTTGGAGTATGAGAAACTAGAAAACTTCTGCACGAACTGCCTGAAACTCTCACATCTCGAACGCAACTGCACGGAGAAGCTGCCTTCAGAGGCAAATGACAACTTGAAGAAAGAGAACTCGATCTACTCTGCCGACGGCCCTCAAAGAACACACCAGCCTGCGAAGCACCAATACTCTCAGCATCAACGCATGGAGAGATCACCTCCTCCCCCACGTTACCAAAGAGAAGCAACAGCTTTCCATCAACGGGTGGACCGACATGGAAATCCTTTCGGAGAGCGAGCAACTATTTATCAATCCAGAGCTCTACCCCTCAGGAACAAGATCACCCCAGCCTTGGACCGAGAGACTACTGAATGTCCTCATCAGATAAGGAGGCCTACTCACCGGATTGAAGTATCTGAGACATCCCCCCAATATTCTACTCGTAGAACAGAGCCATCCCGAGGACATTTGAACCAGAGCCACAGATCCCCTATTGAGCTACCCGAAGGACACTTGAACCAGAAATGCAAGTCTCCTCTTAAGCAGCAGTGGCAGATTATGCCGCAACATACGGCTGAGAGTAGTAAGAAAGACTCTGGACCGGACCAGAGTAGACCCCCACTGGAAAGGAACTTAGACAAAGAAGATTTCCCCCCACCTCAAGCTCCCCTACCCCCACCACCACGATCAACTGAAGAAGTCATGGAAGAGCTGAGGGAGGTCACTTACCAATACACCAACGTGGCGGACCCCGTTGAGAGTGCTGCAAGGAGACAAAGAGTCCTTAACGGGGAAGTTCAAGGCCTCATGGAATCGACAGCTGCATCTATTGTGGAAGCTGAACAAGCAGCGCAACAAGCTTACCTTGCAGCTAGAGCAGCAGAGGCACCG AATCACATTGCCGCTATCTCCGCAAACAGAGACACTCCGTGGCTATTCACTGGTGATTTCAATGAAATCATCGATAACTCCGAGAAGAGTGGTGGACCTGTTCGAGCTGAGGGTTCTTTCTCCACCTTCCGTACCTTCTTTTCTAATGGAGACTTATTTGACTTGAAGCATTCTGGGAACTTCCTCTCTTGGAGGGGAAAGAGACACAATCACTTGATTCATTGTAGGATGGACAGAGCCATGGCTAATAGCTCGTGGTCTGATCTTTTCCCCTCGGGGAGATGCCACTACTTGGAGTTTGAGGGTTCTGATCATAGGCCCATCGTCACCTACATTGATCCGACTAAGAAAAAAGTAGGCAGGCTTTTTCGATACGATAGACGCCTCAGCAACATCCCTGAAATCAAACGACTGATTACAGAAACATGGGAGGCCATCCCACACCTGTCGGTGGAAAGTCGACTCTCAAGATGTCGACAGACTATCTCTACATGGAGCAAGCGACAGTTCGCAAACAGCAAAATGATTATTGAGAGACTGAAGGCTGACATCGAGACTGCTATGTCCGATACGGCAGGAGATGATACCCTTATCTCTAGCCTCAATCTCGAGCTACTCAAAGCATATAATGATGAAGAAGAGTTTTGGAGGCAAAGAAGTCGACTAATGTGGCTGGCAGCTGGAGATAGAAACTCAGGTTATTTTCATGCAATCTGCAAAGGGAAAAGAGCCAGGAATCGCATTACTGTCTTAGAGAATGATGCTGGTGTTGCCTTGTATGAGGAGTCACATATAGTTCAGGAGATAACTTCTTACTTCCAAACTATATTTACTTCGAATGATACATCAATTTCTCGCTTTGAACCAGCAGCAGTAGTTGAACAAGCGCTACGCCCGTGCATCTCAGAGGAGACTAATGAAGGACTGATCAAAATACCATCACTCGAGGAGATACGAATTGCTATGTTCTCGATCCATCCGGATAAAGCGCCCGGGCCCGATGGGTTCTCAGCTTGCTTCTTTCAATCAAATTGGGCAACGGTTGGGCCTATCATCGCCAAGGAAACACAAGACTTCTTCAGGAATGGTTCACTCTCAGCGCACATTAATGAGACTCATGTGAGACTCATACCGAAAGTTCAGAGTCCGAAGCTGGTTTCAGAGTACAGACCCATCGCTCTATGTAACGTGGTTTATAATCTGATCTCGAAGATCCTCACTCTACGACTTAAGCCGATTCTACATGGGATTATCTCGGAAACTCAGTCTGCGTTTGTACCAGGACGAGCGATCTCGGACAATGTGCTCATTACACATGAGACTCTACATTATCTCAAGACTTCCAATGCTGTGAAAAGGTGCTCTATGGCAGTAAAGACAGACATGAGTAAAGCCTATGATCGGCTTGAATGGGACTTCATTCAGCTTGTTTTGGAACGACTAGGATTCCATAGCATCTGGGTTTCGAGAATTATGACCTACATACGGACGGTCTCTTACTCGTACTTGGTGAACGACTCGGTCCAGGGATCAGTGGTTCCTTCAAGGGGGATCAGACAAGGCGATCCGCTCTCACCCTACCTCTTCATACTCTGCAGTGAAGTCTTATCAAGACTGTGTAAGAGAGGACAAGAAGCAGGGCTGTTGTCTGGGATTAGAGTTGCTAGAGGAGCCCCTCGTATAAACCACCTCTTATTTGCGGACGACACAATGTTTTTTATGCAATCTGATGAGAAGAGCTGCAACACCCTCCACCTGATCTTACAGAAGTACAAAGCGGCCTCCGGGCAAACGATCAACACAAACAAATCATCCATTACCTTCTCGGCAAAAACAACCCAGGAGACTCGAGCTAGAGTCAAATCTCACCTTGGTATTGCAAGAGAAGGAGGAGTGGGAAAGTATCTTGGTCTACCCGAGCACTTTGGCCGGCGGAAAAGGGACTTATTCTCGTCGATTGTTGATAGGATTAGACAACAGGCGAGCGGCTGGTCAACCCGGTTCTTGTCAAGTGCGGGCAAGTTGACTATGCTGAAGGCGGTCTTGTCAGCATCTCCAACACATGCCATGTCTTGCTTTGAGTTACCCATGAGCCTGTGTAAGAGGATCCAGTCTGTGTTAACGCGGTTTTGGTGGGATGGGAATGATAATAAGAGAAAGATGTGCTGGACATCTTGGACTAAAAGGGCAAAACCGAAGAAACTAGGAGGGTTGGGTTTTCGGGACATTCAGCTTTTCAACAAAGCCCTTCTAGCTAAGCAATCTTGGCGAGTACTTACAAAACCGGAGTGTCTTCTCTCTCGGGTGTTAAGAGGGAAGTATTATCACAAAGCCTCCTTCCTCACAGTTAAGGAATCGGCAGCTTGCTCCCATGGTTGGCGTGGTATCCTGCATGGAAGAGACCTACTAGCACCGAGCGTCGGCAAAGCGATAGGAGATGGAAACACCACTAGAATCTGGAAGGATGCATGGATTAAGACTGGTGAGCTCGTCAGGCCTATAGGACCAGCAAGGGAAGATGAACTCGATATGTATGTCTCTGACCTTCTCCTCCGGGGAACTAATGATTGGAACCAACCGAAG TCGGGGTACTTCGAAGCGGTCAAACACCAAGAGGCTGAGGAGGATATGCAGAACCATCAACTTCCTGATCGCCTTCAGAACTTCAACTGGATCAAGAGCATTTGGGCTGTTAAAACGGCTCCAAAAATCCAAGTTTTCCTCTGGAAGGTTTTCCAAGATGCTCTACCTTTGGGCGTGGCTCTGCAAAGAAGAGGAATTTTGACGCATCCAGTAACGTGTGCACGGTGCGGTGAACCTGAATCTGCGGACCACCTATTCCTGCATTGCCGCTACGCTAAGAGAGTTTGGAACAATCTCCCAACCACGAGACCGCTCGACCTTCGAGCAACGGTTACCTTCGCTACCACGCTAGAATCATCGTCTTCCCTGGTTTGTCTTCCACCTACGGGCGTCTATGTTAACATCTTCTCTTGGGTTTGCTGGTGCATTTGGACCGCAAGAAATCAACTGGTCTTCGAGAACCGCAATCTTAGCCCAGAAGATATCACCTCCAACGCCCTAAGACTAGCACGTGAGTGGCAGCAGGCACAACCCCTTAAGGTCAACGAAACATGTACACAACACAACCACAACGGCTATACATCGACTGAATATGCACCTCTGTATACGGACGCGGCTTGGAGAGCACAAGATAGACGCGCAGGCTGTGGCTGGATCATCCAGACCTTACGCCCGGAAGAAACAAGACAAGGCGTCTCAACAGAACGGTTCGTTGCATCCCCCTTGATGGCTGAAGCTCTAGCTGTGCGAGAAGCCCTGCTACAAGCCAAAGCTCTTCATCTACCCAATATCTGCCTCAAATCAGATAATCAGGTGCTCATCAAAGCGCTAAATTCGAATCAACATCTGGTGGAACTCTACGGAATCAACTTGGATATCGAAAATCTATCTTCATCCTTCTCTACTATTGTGTTTACCTATGTCCCTAGGATCTTTATTTCTGCTGCGGATGCTCTGGCTAAATCTGCTTTGCATGCCTCGAACTCTTAG
- the LOC103874315 gene encoding CDPK-related kinase 4 isoform X2 has product MGHCYSRNISAVEHDEIPEAPDQPPQNHRHASAPQSPLASEVNSYNISPFQSPLPAGVSPSPARTPGRKFKWPFPPPSPAKPIMAALRRRRAAAPQPIPEDVDVRGGGESSGGGERLLDKNFGFGKNFEGKYELGKEVGRGHFGHTCWAKAKKGKMKGQTVAVKIIAKAKMTSALSIEDVRREVKLLKALSGHRHMVKFYDAYEDDDYVFVVMEGGRYTEVDAKRILVQILSATAFFHLQGVVHRDLKPENFLFTSRNEDAILKVIDFGLSDFIRYDQRLNDIVGSAFYVAPEVLHRSYSTEADMWSIGVISYILLCGSRPFHGRTESAVFRCVIRANPNFQDMPWPSISHTGKDFVKRLLNKDHRKRMTAAQALAHPWLRDENPGLLLDFSIYRLVKSYIRASHFRRSALKALSKAIPEDELVFLKAQFMLLDPKDGGLSLNSFTSALTRYATDAMMESRLPDILNTMQPLAQKKLDFEEFCAAGVSVYQLEALEEWEQIVTSAFEHFEQEGNRIISVQELGAAMGLAPNTYHLLKDWIRSSDGKLSFLGYAKLLHGVTVRSSSSRPR; this is encoded by the exons ATGGGCCACTGCTACAGCCGGAACATCTCCGCCGTCGAGCACGACGAGATCCCCGAGGCTCCCGATCAACCGCCCCAAAATCACCGCCATGCTTCCGCTCCTCAGTCTCCTCTCGCCTCCGAGGTCAACTCCTACAACATTAGCCCGTTTCAAAGCCCGTTGCCGGCGGGAGTATCTCCGTCGCCGGCGAGAACTCCGGGAAGAAAGTTCAAATGGCCGTTTCCGCCGCCGTCGCCCGCCAAACCGATCATGGCGGCTCTGAGACGGCGGAGAGCCGCTGCGCCGCAGCCGATCCCGGAGGACGTGGACgtcagaggaggaggagagagcAGCGGCGGGGGAGAGAGGCTGCTGGACAAGAACTTCGGGTTCGGGAAGAACTTCGAAGGGAAGTACGAGCTGGGGAAGGAGGTGGGGCGAGGGCATTTCGGTCATACTTGCTGGGCTAAGGCCAAGAAAGGGAAGATGAAAGGACAAACGGTGGCCGTTAAGATCATAGCCAAAGCTAAG ATGACATCGGCTCTATCGATCGAAGATGTGCGGAGAGAAGTGAAACTGCTGAAGGCTTTATCTGGACATAGGCATATGGTTAAGTTCTACGATGCATACGAGGACGATGATTACGTCTTTGTTGTTATGGA AGGTGGTCGATACACTGAAGTGGATGCCAAACGTATTCTTGTACAGATTTTGTCTGCAACTGCATTTTTTCACCTCCAAGGTGTTGTCCACCGTGATCTCAAGCCGGAG AATTTTCTCTTTACCAGCAGAAACGAGGATGCAATCCTCAAGGTCATAGATTTTGGCTTGTCTGATTTCATTAGATACG ACCAGCGTCTCAATGATATTGTGGGAAGTGCATTCTATGTCGCACCTGAAGTACTCCATAGGTCTTACAGCACCGAAGCAGATATGTGGAGCATTGGTGTCATAAGTTACATACTACTCTGTGGAAGCAGACCTTTCCATGGAAGGACTGAATCTGCGGTTTTCCGCTGCGTGATTAGAGCCAACCCTAATTTTCAAGATATGCCTTGGCCTTCAATATCTCATACTGGTAAAGACTTCGTGAAAAGGCTTCTCAACAAGGACCATAGGAAACGAATGACAGCTGCTCAAGCCTTAG CTCATCCGTGGCTACGTGATGAAAACCCTGGCTTGCTTCTCGATTTCTCGATCTATAGGTTGGTCAAGTCCTATATTCGTGCCTCGCATTTCAGACGATCGGCTCTTAAG GCTCTCTCCAAAGCTATACCCGAAGATGAGCTTGTGTTTCTTAAGGCACAGTTTATGCTCCTGGACCCTAAAGATGGAGGCCTATCTCTTAACAGCTTCACTTCG GCGTTAACAAGATATGCTACTGATGCGATGATGGAATCAAGGCTTCCTGACATTTTAAACACG ATGCAACCATTGGCGCAAAAGAAACTGGACTTTGAAGAGTTCTGTGCGGCTGGGGTCAGCGTTTACCAACTGGAGGCTCTTGAAGAATGGGAACAGATTGTAACTTCAGCATTTGAGCACTTCGAACAGGAAGGGAATCGAATCATATCCGTCCAAGAACTAGGCGCG GCGATGGGCCTGGCACCAAATACATATCATCTGCTCAAGGATTGGATCAGGAGTTCGGATGGAAAGCTGAGTTTCTTGGGCTACGCTAAGTTATTGCATGGAGTGACCGTACGTAGCTCGAGCTCAAGACCTAGGTGA
- the LOC103874317 gene encoding uncharacterized protein LOC103874317: MFIGPSPPHTPLVNRRNNHRPRTATVSSALPDLFLAAVSLLFLWPSPKPLLSLPPNRFSFPLTPRRRSTAMSRRSPPSPPPQRFANPQSLSDWLEPRLPPDSFAAWGVKPGTKNVHNLWLELSDGESSITDSTPPVRAVNVVTVRVIGKNGKILVEGRQELSDGSVRERFRPLSEKMKPDETPDEAVFRAVREELGSIFDGGEDDVVGRVKILPGSYSRRVEEKNSMSYPGLPARYALHSVDATVEGLPEEDFCTEENECDGESVEETRAAGKAVTVKRHHWKWFSPGSVRA; encoded by the coding sequence ATGTTCATTGGCCCATCTCCGCCTCATACACCTCTCGTAAACCGCCGTAACAACCACCGTCCTCGCACCGCAACCGTCTCCTCCGCCCTTCCCGATCTATTTCTGGCGGCGGtctctctcctcttcctctGGCCATCTCCAAAACCTCTCCTCTCCCTACCTCCCAACAGATTCTCCTTCCCTCTAACTCCTCGCCGCCGATCCACCGCCATGTCCCGTCGGTCTCCcccctctcctcctcctcagcGCTTCGCCAATCCTCAATCTCTCTCCGATTGGCTCGAACCGCGCTTACCTCCCGATTCCTTCGCCGCGTGGGGAGTCAAACCGGGGACCAAGAACGTCCACAACCTCTGGCTCGAGCTCTCCGACGGCGAGAGCTCCATAACCGACTCCACGCCTCCGGTGCGCGCCGTGAACGTCGTCACGGTCCGCGTGATCGGGAAAAACGGGAAAATCCTCGTGGAAGGTCGCCAGGAGCTTTCCGACGGGAGCGTCCGCGAGAGGTTTCGTCCTCTCTCGGAGAAGATGAAGCCAGACGAAACGCCCGATGAAGCCGTCTTTCGCGCGGTTAGAGAAGAGCTCGGGTCTATCTTCGATGGTGGGGAAGACGACGTCGTAGGGAGGGTTAAGATTCTTCCGGGGAGTTACAGTAGGAGAGTGGAGGAGAAGAACTCGATGTCGTATCCGGGGCTGCCCGCGCGTTACGCGCTTCACTCGGTGGATGCGACGGTGGAGGGGCTGCCGGAGGAAGATTTCTGCACGGAGGAGAATGAGTGTGATGGAGAGTCGGTGGAGGAGACGCGAGCCGCGGGGAAAGCTGTGACTGTGAAGCGGCATCACTGGAAATGGTTTAGTCCCGGTTCGGTTCGAgcttaa
- the LOC103874316 gene encoding polyadenylate-binding protein-interacting protein 13, with amino-acid sequence MIMAVPENADVMKMDSSGQSQDKNNVLEADTTPPCSDDQKSPEFNSSVETSNPTKDQNSEGTLKSEISHLDVKFSKLNPMAKEYVPHSLAQAHSGFVSNIAMMQTIPAVENGHFDTRRGNFGQGKGWTSRETSLAQNTDVIRRTVYVSDIDQQATEEQLARLFLSFGQIVDCRICGDSNSILRFAFIEFTDEEGARSALTISGTLFGSHPIKVLPSKTAIAPVNPTFLPRSEEEREKCVKTVYCTNIDKEVTQRELKDFFRTACGEIQHLRLLGDYHHQTRIAFIEFTLAESAISALNCTGVVLGGLRVRVSPSKTPVRPHPNDLN; translated from the exons ATGATCATGGCTGTCCCGGAAAATGCTGATGTGATGAAAATGGACTCTTCTGGTCAGAGTCAAGACAAAAACAACGTCTTAGAAGCTGATACGACGCCGCCATGTTCTGATGATCAGAAGAGCCCTGAATTCAATTCCTCTGTTGAGACATCAAACCCAACAAAGGACCAGAACAGTGAAGGGACTCTGAAGAGTGAGATAAGTCATTTGGATGTTAAGTTTTCTAAGTTGAATCCGATGGCTAAGGAATATGTTCCACATTCACTTGCTCAAGCCCACTCTGGGTTTGTGAGTAATATCGCAATGATGCAAACTATTCCTGCTGTGGAGAATGGCCATTTTGATACAAGg AGAGGGAACTTTGGCCAAGGGAAAGGATGGacgagcagagaaacaagcttgGCTCAGAATACAGATGTAATCAGGAGAACTGTATATGTCTCAGACATTGATCAACAG GCTACTGAGGAGCAACTTGCccgtctctttctttcttttggtcAG ATTGTTGATTGTCGTATCTGCGGTGACAGTAACTCTATTCTTCGTTTTGCCTTCATTGAGTTCACTGATGAAG AGGGAGCTAGGTCTGCTTTAACAATATCGGGTACTCTGTTTGGTTCTCATCCTATTAAGGTTCTTCCCTCCAAAACAGCTATTGCACCTGTTAACCCAACGTTCCTCCCAAGG TCTGAGGAAGAGCGCGAGAAATGTGTGAAGACTGTTTACTGTACTAATATTGACAAGGAG GTCACACAAAGGGAACTGAAAGATTTCTTTAGAACAGCCTGTGGGGAG ATTCAACATTTGAGGCTTCTTGGAGACTATCATCACCAAACCCGCATTGCTTTTATTGAATTTACTCTG GCGGAAAGTGCAATCTCTGCTCTTAATTGCACCGGTGTTGTCTTGGGCGGGCTCCGTGTAAG GGTAAGCCCGTCGAAGACGCCAGTAAGGCCACACCCCAATGATTTAAACTAG
- the LOC103874315 gene encoding CDPK-related kinase 4 isoform X1, whose translation MGHCYSRNISAVEHDEIPEAPDQPPQNHRHASAPQSPLASEVNSYNISPFQSPLPAGVSPSPARTPGRKFKWPFPPPSPAKPIMAALRRRRAAAPQPIPEDVDVRGGGESSGGGERLLDKNFGFGKNFEGKYELGKEVGRGHFGHTCWAKAKKGKMKGQTVAVKIIAKAKMTSALSIEDVRREVKLLKALSGHRHMVKFYDAYEDDDYVFVVMELCEGGELLDRILARGGRYTEVDAKRILVQILSATAFFHLQGVVHRDLKPENFLFTSRNEDAILKVIDFGLSDFIRYDQRLNDIVGSAFYVAPEVLHRSYSTEADMWSIGVISYILLCGSRPFHGRTESAVFRCVIRANPNFQDMPWPSISHTGKDFVKRLLNKDHRKRMTAAQALAHPWLRDENPGLLLDFSIYRLVKSYIRASHFRRSALKALSKAIPEDELVFLKAQFMLLDPKDGGLSLNSFTSALTRYATDAMMESRLPDILNTMQPLAQKKLDFEEFCAAGVSVYQLEALEEWEQIVTSAFEHFEQEGNRIISVQELGAAMGLAPNTYHLLKDWIRSSDGKLSFLGYAKLLHGVTVRSSSSRPR comes from the exons ATGGGCCACTGCTACAGCCGGAACATCTCCGCCGTCGAGCACGACGAGATCCCCGAGGCTCCCGATCAACCGCCCCAAAATCACCGCCATGCTTCCGCTCCTCAGTCTCCTCTCGCCTCCGAGGTCAACTCCTACAACATTAGCCCGTTTCAAAGCCCGTTGCCGGCGGGAGTATCTCCGTCGCCGGCGAGAACTCCGGGAAGAAAGTTCAAATGGCCGTTTCCGCCGCCGTCGCCCGCCAAACCGATCATGGCGGCTCTGAGACGGCGGAGAGCCGCTGCGCCGCAGCCGATCCCGGAGGACGTGGACgtcagaggaggaggagagagcAGCGGCGGGGGAGAGAGGCTGCTGGACAAGAACTTCGGGTTCGGGAAGAACTTCGAAGGGAAGTACGAGCTGGGGAAGGAGGTGGGGCGAGGGCATTTCGGTCATACTTGCTGGGCTAAGGCCAAGAAAGGGAAGATGAAAGGACAAACGGTGGCCGTTAAGATCATAGCCAAAGCTAAG ATGACATCGGCTCTATCGATCGAAGATGTGCGGAGAGAAGTGAAACTGCTGAAGGCTTTATCTGGACATAGGCATATGGTTAAGTTCTACGATGCATACGAGGACGATGATTACGTCTTTGTTGTTATGGA ATTGTGCGAAGGTGGAGAGCTATTGGATAGAATTTTAGCTAG AGGTGGTCGATACACTGAAGTGGATGCCAAACGTATTCTTGTACAGATTTTGTCTGCAACTGCATTTTTTCACCTCCAAGGTGTTGTCCACCGTGATCTCAAGCCGGAG AATTTTCTCTTTACCAGCAGAAACGAGGATGCAATCCTCAAGGTCATAGATTTTGGCTTGTCTGATTTCATTAGATACG ACCAGCGTCTCAATGATATTGTGGGAAGTGCATTCTATGTCGCACCTGAAGTACTCCATAGGTCTTACAGCACCGAAGCAGATATGTGGAGCATTGGTGTCATAAGTTACATACTACTCTGTGGAAGCAGACCTTTCCATGGAAGGACTGAATCTGCGGTTTTCCGCTGCGTGATTAGAGCCAACCCTAATTTTCAAGATATGCCTTGGCCTTCAATATCTCATACTGGTAAAGACTTCGTGAAAAGGCTTCTCAACAAGGACCATAGGAAACGAATGACAGCTGCTCAAGCCTTAG CTCATCCGTGGCTACGTGATGAAAACCCTGGCTTGCTTCTCGATTTCTCGATCTATAGGTTGGTCAAGTCCTATATTCGTGCCTCGCATTTCAGACGATCGGCTCTTAAG GCTCTCTCCAAAGCTATACCCGAAGATGAGCTTGTGTTTCTTAAGGCACAGTTTATGCTCCTGGACCCTAAAGATGGAGGCCTATCTCTTAACAGCTTCACTTCG GCGTTAACAAGATATGCTACTGATGCGATGATGGAATCAAGGCTTCCTGACATTTTAAACACG ATGCAACCATTGGCGCAAAAGAAACTGGACTTTGAAGAGTTCTGTGCGGCTGGGGTCAGCGTTTACCAACTGGAGGCTCTTGAAGAATGGGAACAGATTGTAACTTCAGCATTTGAGCACTTCGAACAGGAAGGGAATCGAATCATATCCGTCCAAGAACTAGGCGCG GCGATGGGCCTGGCACCAAATACATATCATCTGCTCAAGGATTGGATCAGGAGTTCGGATGGAAAGCTGAGTTTCTTGGGCTACGCTAAGTTATTGCATGGAGTGACCGTACGTAGCTCGAGCTCAAGACCTAGGTGA
- the LOC103874314 gene encoding probable 6-phosphogluconolactonase 5, with protein sequence MDGFLSKVGIPNENIYAIDKHYAADGDAENCAMLYEECLRKLVKQNILPLCTYGKYQYPQFDLQLLGMGPDGHMASLFPGHPQIHVIDKWVTYITDSPKPPRKRITFTLPVINSALYNLMAVCDDHTEQCPRSIAEIFKNNNLALPAANLTAQVEEMWYLDQAAASKL encoded by the exons ATGGATGGGTTTCTCTCCAAG GTTGGGATTCCAAATGAGAACATCTACGCTATCGACAAACACTATGCAGCTGATGGTGACGCGGAGAACTGCGCGATGCTCTACGAGGAGTGCTTGAGGAAACTGGTGAAGCAAAACATACTTCCACTATGTACATATGGCAAGTATCAATATCCTCAGTTCGATCTCCAGCTTCTAGGGATGGGTCCTGATGGCCACATGGCGTCTCTCTTTCCTGGACATCCTCAGATCCATGTGATTGACAAATGGGTCACTTACATCACCGACTCTCCAAAACCGCCACGAAAAAGAATCACATTCACTTTACCGGTCATCAACTCGGCTTTGTACAATCTCATGGCCGTTTGCGACGACCACACAGAGCAATGTCCACGTTCCATTGCTGAGATCTTTAAGAACAACAATCTCGCCTTACCTGCTGCTAATCTTACTGCTCAAGTCGAAGAAATGTGGTACCTCGACCAAGCAGCTGCCTCGAAGCTTTAG